In the Thauera sedimentorum genome, one interval contains:
- a CDS encoding transglutaminase family protein, protein MSAALQTAVRYHVRHDTRYRYDQPVGESRQLLRLSPRELPWQHVCAHRLDISPEPARRQRFVDGMGNTVETLHFERDHDTLFIRAESWVELAPRELPALADSPAWEAVRDALAYRAGRTLDAEQLEACGYLFESRHVRVKREFADYAAQDFPPGTPLLVGARHLMQRIFDEFTFDPEATDISTPVTEVFENRRGVCQDFAHFMLSCLRSLGLPARYVSGYLLTRPPPGKPRLVGADATHAWISVHCPGHGWVDFDPTNALMPELEHITIGWGGDFADVSPMRGVILGGGEHEPEIAVTVVPEDEFQTLYGAAELPGLGMA, encoded by the coding sequence ATGAGCGCCGCGCTGCAGACCGCGGTGCGCTACCACGTGCGCCACGACACCCGTTACCGCTACGACCAGCCGGTGGGCGAATCCCGCCAGTTGCTGCGGCTGAGCCCGCGCGAGCTGCCCTGGCAGCACGTCTGCGCCCATCGCCTGGACATCTCCCCGGAGCCGGCCCGCCGCCAGCGCTTCGTCGACGGCATGGGCAACACCGTGGAGACCCTGCACTTCGAGCGCGATCACGACACCCTGTTCATCCGCGCCGAGAGCTGGGTGGAACTGGCTCCGCGCGAGCTGCCCGCGCTGGCCGACTCCCCGGCCTGGGAGGCGGTGCGCGACGCGCTCGCCTACCGCGCCGGGCGTACGCTGGACGCGGAACAGCTGGAGGCCTGCGGCTACCTGTTCGAGTCGCGCCATGTGCGCGTCAAGCGCGAGTTCGCCGACTACGCCGCCCAGGACTTCCCGCCCGGCACCCCGCTGCTGGTCGGCGCCCGGCACCTGATGCAGCGCATCTTCGACGAGTTCACCTTCGATCCCGAGGCCACCGACATCTCCACCCCGGTCACCGAGGTGTTCGAGAACCGCCGCGGGGTGTGCCAGGACTTTGCCCACTTCATGCTCTCCTGCCTGCGCTCGCTGGGCCTGCCGGCGCGCTATGTGAGCGGCTACCTGCTCACCCGCCCGCCCCCGGGCAAGCCGCGGCTGGTCGGTGCGGACGCCACCCACGCGTGGATCTCGGTGCATTGCCCCGGGCACGGCTGGGTGGATTTCGACCCCACCAACGCGCTGATGCCCGAACTGGAGCACATCACCATCGGCTGGGGCGGCGACTTCGCCGACGTGTCGCCGATGCGCGGGGTCATTCTCGGCGGCGGCGAGCACGAGCCGGAGATCGCGGTCACCGTGGTGCCCGAGGACGAGTTCCAGACCCTCTACGGCGCCGCGGAGCTACCTGGCCTCGGTATGGCCTGA
- a CDS encoding DUF2126 domain-containing protein: MSIHVALHHLTRYRYDRPINLGPQTIRLRPAPHSRTRILSYSLKVQPVEHFINWQQDPQSNYLARLVFPEKTTHFDIEVDLVAEMAVINPFDFFLEPYAEHIPFKYEDWQREELAPYFKTLPLTPKFKAYLDAVPREKKQSVNFLVDLNRELYEHIDYLIRLEPGVQTPEETLEKRSGSCRDSAWLLVQLARHLGLAARFVSGYLIQLTPDVKSLDGPSGPEADFTDLHAWCEVYLPGAGWIGLDPTSGLFAGEGHIPLSCTPEPGSAAPVTGLLDECEVEFEHHMAVTRIWEAPRVTKPYTEEQWGAIEGLGHAIDAELAAGDVRLTQGGEPTFVSVDDPDGAEWNTAAMGPDKKRMSAELFHRLRQKYAPKGLVHFGQGKWYPGEQLPRWSLNCYWRKDGGPIWDDPLLIADEHLPGEADEQTAGRFLRALAERLGLDPQYAFPAYEDAFYYLWRERRLPTNVDPFDARLDDPLERERLARVFSRGLDRVTGHVLPVMRDPASGRWQTGRWFLRSERCYLIPGDSPLGYRLPLDSQPWVAEGDYPWIQQPDPFDHYPPLAPHAALRRQYGPGELGAEGLHPPAGSTRRGTVAPAPSDRAPQAGESAAWITRTAMCAEARAGILYIFMPPVATLEDYLEIVAAVEAAAAELDQPVLLEGYEPPNDPRLEKFRITPDPGVVEVNIHPAASWDQLVEQTTHLYEAAHHSRLTTEKFMLDGRHIGTGGGNHFVLGGATPADSPFLRRPDLLRSLVAYWHNHPSLSYLFSGMFIGPTSQAPRIDEARNDSVYEIELAFREMDRVCAQGPDGCPPWMVDRLLRNLLIDVTGNTHRAEFCIDKLYSPDGPAGRHGLLEMRAFEMPPHARMSLTQQLLLRALIARFWKAPYTPPRLVRWGTELHDRFLLPHFVWQDFRDVIDELQAEGYPMQAEWFAPHLEFRFPKYGDFAVKGMSLELRAALEPWHVMGEEGATGGTVRYVDSSVERLQVKLCGAAPERYRVTCNGESVPLVPTGTVGEFVAGVRYRAWQPASCLHPTIGTHGPLVFDIVDTWNHRSLGGCQYHVAHPGGRNFDTFPVNAFEAESRRLARFFRMGHTPGRLEAGNPRIDAEFPFTLDLRGR; the protein is encoded by the coding sequence ATGTCTATCCATGTGGCCCTGCACCACCTGACCCGCTACCGTTACGACCGGCCGATCAATCTCGGCCCGCAGACCATCCGCCTGCGTCCCGCGCCGCACAGCCGCACGCGCATCCTGTCGTACTCGCTGAAGGTGCAGCCGGTCGAGCACTTCATCAACTGGCAGCAGGACCCGCAGTCCAACTACCTTGCGCGCCTGGTGTTCCCGGAGAAGACCACGCATTTCGACATCGAGGTGGATCTGGTGGCCGAGATGGCGGTCATCAATCCCTTCGACTTCTTCCTCGAGCCCTACGCCGAGCACATCCCCTTCAAGTACGAGGACTGGCAGCGCGAGGAACTGGCGCCCTACTTCAAGACGCTGCCACTGACCCCGAAGTTCAAGGCCTACCTCGACGCGGTGCCGCGCGAGAAGAAGCAGAGCGTGAACTTTCTGGTGGATCTGAACCGCGAGCTCTACGAACACATCGACTACCTGATCCGCCTGGAACCGGGGGTGCAGACGCCGGAAGAAACGCTGGAGAAGCGCTCCGGCTCGTGCCGCGACTCGGCCTGGCTGCTGGTGCAGCTCGCCCGCCACCTGGGGCTGGCCGCACGCTTCGTCTCCGGCTACCTGATCCAGCTCACCCCGGATGTGAAGTCGCTCGACGGCCCCTCCGGCCCCGAGGCCGACTTCACCGACCTGCACGCCTGGTGCGAGGTCTATCTGCCGGGTGCGGGCTGGATAGGCCTGGACCCCACCTCCGGCCTGTTCGCCGGGGAAGGACACATTCCGCTGTCGTGCACCCCGGAGCCGGGCTCGGCGGCGCCGGTCACCGGCCTGCTCGACGAGTGCGAGGTCGAATTCGAGCACCACATGGCGGTGACCCGCATCTGGGAAGCGCCGCGGGTCACCAAACCGTACACCGAAGAGCAATGGGGCGCGATCGAAGGTCTGGGCCACGCCATCGACGCCGAGCTCGCCGCCGGCGACGTGCGCCTCACCCAGGGCGGCGAGCCGACCTTCGTCTCGGTGGACGACCCGGACGGCGCCGAATGGAACACCGCGGCGATGGGGCCGGACAAGAAGCGCATGTCGGCCGAACTCTTCCACCGCCTGCGGCAGAAATACGCGCCCAAGGGGCTGGTGCACTTCGGCCAGGGCAAGTGGTACCCGGGCGAGCAGTTGCCGCGCTGGTCGCTGAACTGTTACTGGCGCAAGGACGGTGGGCCGATCTGGGACGATCCGCTGCTGATCGCCGACGAGCACCTGCCGGGCGAGGCGGACGAACAGACCGCCGGGCGCTTCCTGCGCGCGCTGGCCGAACGCCTCGGGCTCGATCCGCAGTACGCCTTCCCGGCCTATGAGGACGCCTTCTACTACCTGTGGCGCGAACGCCGCCTGCCCACCAACGTCGATCCCTTCGACGCCCGCCTCGACGACCCGCTGGAGCGCGAGCGCCTGGCGCGGGTGTTCAGCCGCGGGCTGGACCGCGTCACCGGCCACGTGCTGCCGGTGATGCGCGACCCGGCCAGCGGACGCTGGCAAACCGGCCGGTGGTTCCTGCGCAGCGAGCGCTGCTACCTGATCCCGGGCGATTCGCCCCTGGGCTACCGCCTGCCGCTCGACTCCCAGCCCTGGGTGGCGGAAGGCGACTACCCGTGGATCCAGCAGCCCGACCCCTTCGACCACTACCCGCCACTCGCCCCCCATGCGGCCCTGCGCCGCCAGTACGGCCCCGGCGAACTTGGCGCTGAAGGCCTGCACCCCCCCGCCGGCAGCACACGGCGCGGCACCGTCGCACCCGCGCCGTCCGACCGCGCCCCGCAGGCCGGCGAATCCGCCGCCTGGATCACCCGTACCGCGATGTGCGCCGAGGCGCGCGCAGGCATCCTGTACATCTTCATGCCGCCGGTCGCCACGCTGGAAGACTACCTGGAGATCGTCGCCGCGGTCGAAGCCGCCGCCGCCGAGCTCGACCAACCGGTGCTGCTGGAAGGCTATGAGCCGCCCAACGATCCGCGCCTGGAGAAGTTCCGCATCACCCCCGACCCCGGCGTGGTCGAGGTGAACATCCATCCGGCGGCCAGCTGGGACCAGCTGGTCGAACAGACCACCCACCTCTACGAAGCGGCCCACCATTCGCGCCTGACCACCGAGAAGTTCATGCTCGACGGCCGCCATATCGGCACCGGCGGCGGCAACCACTTCGTGCTCGGCGGCGCCACGCCGGCCGACTCGCCCTTCCTGCGCCGCCCCGACCTGCTCAGGAGCCTGGTCGCCTACTGGCACAACCATCCCTCGCTGTCCTACCTGTTCTCGGGCATGTTCATCGGCCCCACCTCGCAGGCGCCGCGCATCGACGAGGCGCGCAACGACTCGGTGTACGAGATCGAACTGGCCTTCCGCGAGATGGACCGCGTCTGCGCCCAGGGGCCCGACGGCTGCCCGCCATGGATGGTCGACCGCCTGCTGCGCAACCTGCTGATCGACGTCACCGGCAACACCCACCGCGCGGAGTTCTGCATCGACAAGCTGTACTCGCCCGACGGCCCCGCCGGCCGCCACGGCCTGCTGGAGATGCGCGCTTTCGAGATGCCGCCGCACGCGCGCATGAGCCTCACCCAGCAACTGCTGCTGCGCGCCCTCATCGCCCGCTTCTGGAAAGCCCCCTACACCCCGCCGCGGCTGGTGCGCTGGGGCACCGAACTGCACGACCGCTTCCTGCTGCCGCACTTCGTCTGGCAGGACTTCCGCGACGTCATCGACGAGTTGCAGGCCGAGGGTTACCCGATGCAGGCCGAATGGTTCGCCCCGCACCTGGAGTTCCGCTTCCCCAAATACGGCGACTTCGCGGTCAAGGGCATGAGCCTGGAGCTGCGCGCCGCGCTCGAACCCTGGCATGTGATGGGCGAGGAAGGCGCCACCGGCGGCACCGTGCGCTACGTGGATTCCTCGGTCGAGCGCCTGCAGGTCAAGCTCTGCGGTGCCGCGCCGGAGCGCTACCGCGTCACCTGCAACGGCGAGAGCGTGCCGCTGGTGCCCACCGGCACCGTGGGCGAATTCGTCGCCGGGGTGCGCTACCGCGCCTGGCAGCCGGCCTCCTGCCTGCATCCGACCATAGGCACCCACGGGCCGCTGGTGTTCGACATCGTCGACACCTGGAACCACCGCAGCCTGGGCGGCTGCCAGTACCATGTGGCGCACCCGGGCGGGCGCAACTTCGACACCTTCCCGGTCAACGCCTTCGAGGCGGAAAGCCGCCGGCTGGCGCGTTTCTTCCGCATGGGGCATACCCCGGGACGGCTGGAAGCCGGGAATCCCCGCATCGATGCGGAATTTCCGTTCACGCTAGACTTGCGCGGGCGCTGA
- a CDS encoding circularly permuted type 2 ATP-grasp protein, which translates to MPAGLIDSYPFAADRYDEMLAAPGKPRAHWQAFADRLTGFPDEAMSRRADFVRGAIEADGVTYNVYTDPKGTKRPWELDMLPLIVGAGEWEQLGAAVTQRARLLNAILADLYGPRQLLTEGLLPPALVFGQHGYKWPCLGVRPPAGIWLHSYAVDLARAPDGQWWAIADRTQGPSGAGYALQNRIIVSRTFPDAFREMQVQPLAGFFRSIQDSLARLAPTDGEAPLSVLLTPGPYNETYFEHAFLARYLGFPLVEGQDLTVRDDTVYLKTLRGLRRVHAILRRLDDDFCDPLELRADSALGIPGLMGAIRAGRVLMANQVGSGFLESAAVLGFLPPICERLLGEPLMMPSVASWWCGEEPALEYVLEHLDELVIKPAYASMRMDAVFGHELKGDSRRRMIERIVAQPHAYVGQEWVRLAQAPVWNRKLMPRSVGMRVFAAATPDGYTVMPGALGRVAPRAGMEVISMQRGGLSKDTWVRADGPVVRTSLLKRRLGVIDLVCGGADVPSRVGENLFWMGRYAERCEASARLLRTALARVSSSDPETELRLSGLLAAARRTGVLPEPDADATDSHSLEQDLLAALTDADQPGSVAANLRALAYSAGHVKERLSSDNWHALNHLEQLLSRPVNTVDQALSAIDQVMLSCISLAGFAMDDMTRDEGWRFLILGRRIERLAGLSALISVPMEPHVRERERMFEWLLEAANSIVTYRARYRRVPELLPLVHLLVFDTTNPHSVGFQVDALQRYLGRTARELGHPYPSLMIDPLARRLADFDLTRFEADDCDLAVRTLRTLLAEAEDAAGHLSEDVHRRFFTHTVRPMHLRRVA; encoded by the coding sequence ATGCCCGCTGGCCTGATCGACAGCTACCCCTTCGCCGCCGACCGCTACGACGAGATGCTCGCTGCGCCCGGCAAGCCGCGCGCGCACTGGCAGGCCTTCGCCGACCGGCTGACCGGCTTCCCCGACGAGGCGATGAGCCGTCGCGCGGATTTCGTGCGCGGCGCCATCGAAGCCGACGGCGTCACCTACAACGTGTATACCGACCCCAAGGGCACCAAGCGGCCCTGGGAGCTGGACATGCTGCCGCTGATCGTCGGCGCCGGCGAATGGGAACAGCTCGGCGCCGCGGTGACCCAGCGTGCCCGCCTGCTCAATGCCATCCTGGCCGACCTCTACGGCCCGCGCCAGCTGCTCACCGAAGGCCTGCTGCCGCCGGCGCTGGTGTTCGGCCAGCACGGCTACAAGTGGCCCTGTCTGGGCGTGCGGCCGCCGGCCGGCATCTGGCTGCACAGCTACGCGGTGGATCTCGCCCGCGCACCCGACGGCCAGTGGTGGGCGATCGCCGACCGCACCCAGGGCCCGTCCGGTGCCGGCTACGCGCTGCAGAACCGCATCATCGTCTCGCGCACCTTCCCGGACGCCTTCCGCGAGATGCAGGTGCAGCCGCTGGCCGGCTTCTTCCGCAGCATCCAGGACAGCCTGGCCCGCCTGGCCCCCACCGATGGCGAAGCGCCGCTGAGCGTGCTGCTGACCCCCGGCCCCTACAACGAGACCTACTTCGAGCACGCCTTCCTGGCCCGCTACCTCGGCTTTCCGCTGGTCGAGGGGCAGGACCTCACCGTGCGCGACGACACCGTCTATCTCAAGACCCTGCGCGGCCTGCGCCGGGTGCACGCCATCCTGCGCCGCCTGGACGACGACTTCTGCGACCCGCTGGAACTACGTGCCGACTCCGCGCTGGGCATCCCCGGGCTGATGGGCGCCATCCGCGCCGGGCGCGTGTTGATGGCCAACCAGGTCGGCAGCGGCTTCCTCGAATCGGCCGCGGTGCTCGGCTTCCTGCCGCCGATCTGCGAGCGCCTGCTCGGCGAACCGCTGATGATGCCGTCGGTGGCCAGCTGGTGGTGCGGTGAGGAGCCGGCGCTGGAGTACGTGCTGGAACACCTGGACGAACTGGTGATCAAGCCGGCCTACGCCTCCATGCGCATGGATGCCGTGTTCGGCCACGAGCTCAAGGGCGACTCGCGCCGCCGCATGATCGAGCGCATCGTTGCCCAGCCGCATGCCTATGTCGGCCAGGAGTGGGTGCGCCTTGCCCAGGCGCCGGTGTGGAACCGCAAGCTGATGCCGCGCTCGGTGGGCATGCGGGTGTTCGCCGCGGCCACCCCGGACGGCTACACCGTCATGCCCGGCGCGCTCGGCCGGGTGGCGCCGCGCGCCGGCATGGAGGTCATCTCCATGCAGCGCGGCGGCCTGTCCAAGGACACCTGGGTGCGCGCCGACGGCCCGGTGGTGCGCACCAGCCTGCTCAAGCGCCGCCTGGGCGTGATCGACCTGGTGTGCGGCGGAGCCGACGTACCCTCGCGGGTGGGCGAAAACCTGTTCTGGATGGGCCGCTACGCCGAGCGCTGCGAGGCCAGCGCCCGCCTGCTGCGCACCGCGCTGGCCCGCGTGTCCAGCTCCGACCCGGAAACCGAACTGCGCCTGTCCGGCCTGCTGGCCGCCGCGCGGCGGACCGGCGTGCTGCCGGAGCCCGATGCGGATGCCACCGACAGCCACTCGCTGGAACAGGACCTGCTCGCCGCCCTCACCGACGCCGATCAGCCCGGCTCGGTCGCTGCCAACCTGCGCGCGCTGGCCTATTCCGCCGGGCACGTGAAGGAGCGCCTGTCCTCGGACAACTGGCATGCGCTCAACCACCTGGAGCAGCTGCTCTCGCGCCCGGTGAACACGGTGGACCAGGCCTTGTCGGCCATCGACCAGGTGATGCTCTCGTGCATCTCGCTGGCCGGCTTCGCGATGGACGACATGACCCGCGACGAAGGCTGGCGCTTTCTCATCCTCGGCCGCCGCATCGAGCGCCTGGCCGGCCTGAGCGCGCTGATCTCGGTGCCGATGGAGCCGCATGTGCGCGAGCGCGAGCGCATGTTCGAGTGGCTGCTGGAAGCGGCCAACTCCATCGTCACCTACCGCGCGCGCTATCGCCGGGTACCGGAACTGCTGCCCCTGGTGCACCTGCTGGTGTTCGACACCACCAACCCGCACTCGGTGGGCTTCCAGGTGGACGCGCTGCAGCGCTACCTCGGCCGCACCGCGCGCGAACTCGGCCATCCCTATCCTTCGCTGATGATCGACCCGCTGGCCCGCCGCCTGGCGGACTTCGACCTCACCCGCTTCGAGGCGGACGACTGCGACCTCGCGGTGCGCACCCTGCGCACCCTGCTGGCCGAAGCCGAGGACGCCGCCGGGCATCTCTCGGAGGACGTCCACCGCCGCTTCTTCACCCACACCGTGCGCCCGATGCACTTGCGGAGGGTGGCATGA